The Oikeobacillus pervagus genomic sequence GCTTCAACGGAATTACGCCTGTCAAAACAGCTCCAAACAAATATCCTGCATAATTACTTGTTGCGAGATAACCAGCCACTGCATCTGAAAAGGAAAGATCATTTTGCATCAATGGGAGAAGAGGAGTGTAAGCAAATCTTCCAATCCCCATCGCAATGATTAAAGCTAAGACTCCACCGATTAAAAAAAGAAAAGGCTTTTTATTCAAGCATTTGCCTCCTTTCATATGGTTATATATGTAGGATATAACAATGGTTACATCTCCCTAATAAAGTGATGGGATTTGGGACACTCGAAGCCATTCTTGGTTGTGTATCTGCAGGATTTAGGATTAGTCTACTTCCGCTTTCTGTCATCCAAAAGCATATTGAAGAGGGGATATAAGGAATCATCCAGTTCCAAGCGCTTTTGGAAAAGTCGAAACCTTTTTTTCTGATTTTCCTTATCAATCCTCTTCAATGATTACCTTACCGAGGATCTCTTCTTCTTGGAGAGGCCCAAAGTGTCTACTATCTTTGCTAGACAATGCATTATCACCTATAACGAAATATTCATTCTTTTTTAGTTGAATGGCCTCTCCCTCAACGTGATTAAAATGGTATTTTTTCGAAAGTTTCTCACCATCTATATAGACGGTTCCATCTTTGAATTCAAGCATTTCATTAGGCAATCCAATCACTCTTTTAGCATGTTGATCAAAATCTTCGCCTTCCTTTTCAAAGAGAACAATGTCCCCTCTTTTCACGGGGGTGTCTTGATAATATTTTTTATCTACTTGGATCTTCTGTTCATTTTGTATAGTCGGTGTCATTGAGACCCCTTCATATACGTACGTGTCTAAATCTTTAAATTCATTGTGACCGCCTAGCAATACTAGCAAAAGTAATACTGATAATTTTTTAAACAAAGTATCTTCTACCCTTTCTATACTAAATGATAGATATTTTTAACACGCATTCATTCCTCATCCAGATAACTCTTTCCTCTTCCCTCATTTCCCCAACTATAGTTGGGAAATCGATAGTTCGATCAAAAAGGTCATTTAGATTTAATTACCAAATCCTACTATCTATCATACAATAGGAAATAGTCAGGAATAAACAAATTTATGAAATATTACAAAATATTCTTCCTTTTCAAAAATCTCGCTATATTTTCCGACGATGAAAAAATGAATGAATTATTTTATGTGTAGGAGATAGGTGTGATCAGGGAAAACTCGAATACAAATATAATAAGGGCTATCTCACAGCTGAGATTGCCCTTATTATATGGTACTAGAAATTTTATGGTATGGCATATTCCTTAAATTAAATCGATTGTTTCACTTTCACTTTTCTTTTAGCAAGCCATTTGGACATCAATCCATGTTTTGGTGAAAGGAAGAAGGTAATGGCGAAGATGAATCCCACTGCTGTCGCCATTGAACCTGCAATCGAGACATTCCATAGTAGCGCAATATAATATCCTAATATTGCCGATAAGACTCCGACAGCACAGCTGATCATGAGCATGACAATGAGGCGATCTGTCAGCAAGTAGGCAGTGGAAGCTGGAACAATTAGCATGGCTACAACAAGAATAGCACCAACACTATCAAATGATGCGACTGTGGTAATGGATAGCATTCCCATTAATAGATAATGAATAAATAGGACGGGAATCCCGATGGCTAGTGCCATTTCTGGATCAAAGGAGGAAATTTTGATCTCCTTATAAAATAAACTAATGATTACTAGATTAATGAACAGAACACTTCCTAACATCCATACGGCTTTTGGACCCATATTGACCCCGTTCATTTCCACTGTATCCCAAGGGACAAAGGTGATCTCCCCCATTAAGGCATGATCTGTATCTAAGTGGACATCCCCAGCATATAGGGAAAGTAAAATAACCCCAAGTGCAAATAAAGCAGTGAAAACAACTCCAATGGCTGCATCTGCTTGCACACCAGATGAGTGCAAAACTTGAACAAAGAAAGCGGTTAATAAGCCAACAATCGTAGCACCAATCAGCATGTAGATTCCATCCAGACTCTGACTGACTAGATAGGCACCAACAATTCCAAGTAAAGCTGTATGGCTTATGGCATCGGCTAACATCGCCATCCGTCTTAAAACTAGAAATACGCCAATTAATCCGCAACTGATGCCAACTAAAGAGCCAGTTAAAATGATCCATGCTTCATAACTCATTTGGCCATCAGCCCCCTTTGTTGATACATATTAATTTGAGATATTTCCATCGGTTTCCGGCCATATAGTGCTAATAATCCTTTTAATTCTTCAATGATATTTGGGGGAAGCTGGTGGATATCAGACTCTTGATCTTGCGAGATATTAAATTGAGCATATTTCATTTCATTCATTAAATACACTTCCATTAAGCGGTTTTTTAAGGTAATATCATGAGCTTTCACCATTCCTTTCGCCGTTAGTCTCCATTTTTGAGCTTCAGCTTCTTCAACAAGACCTTCATTTTTTAATGAATGAAGAGTGGAATGAATGAACGAAGAACGGATAGCCCTTCTTTCGGCAATCTTTTTTTCATCAAAGCCACTTTTTTCAATAGGTTCACCATGCGCAATTCTTTCCTCAATAAAGTCAAATAAAGTTTGAAGAACAGATTCGCGTGCAATGACTTTTCTCATTTTCCTTTGTTTTAATGCCTTCATCAGCAACCCGCGTTGTGGAGCGAAAATCATGGAGAAAAGAAAAATGATGGTAGCCGCCATAATGATTAATGGTCCAGTAGGCATTCCGCTTTTGGTCGTGCTTAATAAGGTCCCAAGAATACCAGAAAATGCTCCAATGGCGCCAGCGATGATCACCATATGGTCTAGACGCTCTGTCCAATACCTAGCAGAAATTGCTGGTGTGATAAGCATAGCCGCCATTAAAATAACACCTACAGCCTGTAAACCAATTACAACGGCCCCTACGATTAACGTCATTAATAGACCGTTAAGAAGTGTTGTAGGCATTCCGATTCCTTTAGCGAACTGGTGATCGAATGTAATGATTTTAAATTCCTTAAATAGTAAAGTGGTTAAAATAAGTAATACTAATGCTACTCCACTAATGACTTTGACATCTGTCCCAACCAATGAGGCTGCTTGCCCGAAAATAAAATCATTTAATCCACTTTGGTTTCCTGCAGCTTGTTGATTAATATAAGTTAATAAGACAATTCCAATTCCGAAAAATACGGATAATACCAATCCAATGGAACTATCCTCTTTCAATCTAGAATGCTTAATAATAGACTGAATAAAATAGGTCGCAACTAGCCCGGCAATTGCTGCCCCAATAAGAAACCAACTGATTGATTTTGTCCCTGTGAATAAATAAGCAATACAAATTCCGGGTAAAGCGGCATGTGCCATGGCATCCCCAAGTAGACTTTGTTTTCGTAAAAGAGCAAAGCTACCTAAAACTCCGCTTGCTAATCCTAAGAGCAATGTTCCAATTAAAACCCATTGGGTATTTGCATCAAGTAGCATTTTCCAAAATTCGCCAAGCATAGACACTCTCCTATCCTTGTTCAATTAATGTGTTTTTTTGGTCAAGAAATGTTAATTTCCCGCCATATGTTTTTTGCAAGTTTTCTTTTGTAAATACTTCTTTTGTAGGCCCATCGGCGATTTTTCTCATATTTAAAAGCAGGACCCAGTCAAAGTACTCTTTCACTGTTTGTAGATCATGGTGAACGACTAGAACCGTTTTTCCTTGGGACTTTAACTCTTTTAATAAAGAGATAATCGCTTTCTCTGTTGCTGCATCCACCCCAACAAAAGGTTCATCCATGAAATATACCGTAGCATCTTGCGCCAAAGCACGTGCTAAAAAGACCCGTTGCTGTTGCCCGCCAGAAAGCTGGCTGATTTGTCGATCTGCATATTGATCCATTCCTACTTTTCTTAAGCAGGCTAAGGCATATTCAACATCTTTCTTTTTAGGGCGTTTGATCCATCCGATATGACTGTATCTTCCCATTAACACAACATCTAATGCATTAGTAGGGAAATCCCAATCAACAGATCCCCTCTGTGGGACATATCCAACAAGGGTTCTCTGAGCCTTATAAGGTTTCCCATATATGAAAACTTCACCAGATGCTCTCGGGATTAATCCTAATATGGCTTTGATTAAAGTGGATTTGCCTGCTCCATTTGGCCCGATAATCCCGATAAGTTTTCCTTCTGGAACTGAAAATTCAACCTCTTGAAGCACTGGTTTTCGATGATAAGCAACCGTTATATTTTCTACTGACACTGGATCCACGTAAATTCCCTCCTATTTTAATGATGAGACAATGGTTTCAATATTATGTTTATACATGCCGATATATGTTCCTTCGTCTGTTCCTTCTTCTCCCATTGCATCAGAGAACAATTCTCCACCAATTGAAACGGTATGTCCTTGCTTTTTTGCACCTTCGACCACTGCGTTAATTGACTTCTCTGAAATACTACTTTCGATAAAAACGGCTTTAATATTTTTATCTACAAGGGTATCTACAATCTTTTGGACATCCTTTAGTCCGTATTCAGAGTCTGTACTTAAACCTTGTAATCCCATAACATCCATTCCGTAAGCTTTCCCAAAATACCCAAAGGCATCATGTGCGGTTACAAGAATGCGGCTTTCTTCAGGGATTTCCCCAATACGCTTTTGTGATTCTTCTTTCAAGCTCTTCAATTTTTGAACATATTCTTTTGCATTATTTGAATAATTTTCTTTATTTTTCGGATCCTGCTTAATTAAGCCTTCTTCGACAGCCCCTACAGCATAAATCCATAAATCGATATCAAACCAAACGTGAGGGTCAACATTGCCTGAAGAATCTTTTGTGTGAATTAATTTTCCATTTGGAATCCTCTCCGCGACAGGAATGGTCGGTTTGCCTTTTTTCATTTTTTCAAAGATCTCTCCCATTTTTCCTTCTAAATGAAGTCCATTGTAAAAGATCATATCTGCCTTACTTAGTTTCGAAATATCCCCTTGTGAGGCCTGGTATAAATGAGGATCCACTCCAGGGCCCATTAAGGCTGTTACTTCCACATGATCTTTCCCAACATTTTTTACAATATCTGCGATTTGACCAGTTGTTGCTGTTACCTTTACTTTCTCATCTTCATTTGCAGGATTAGAAGCTTGATTCCCTCCGCAAGCCGTCAACATGAACACGAAGAAAAGCGTCATACCAAGTAAAGTCTTTTTTAACATTTTTACCGCCCCCTATACTTTTAGTGTTAGTAACATTTTTTTACCTATGGCAAGTTTTAAACTAAAAAAATATCCCGTTTTCTTAACCTATGTAAAAAAATATAAAAGTTTACAACTTTTCACCATAGGACAATATCATTACATAGAGACAAAATGTTTCCCTAAGCCAAAATTATACCCAACTCCCCCATGTTGTCAACCATTTTTTAGAGGGTGACAGGCACCATCCAGCAAATTCCATAAAGGAAATTCCATTCAGGGGATACCATTCAGAAAATGGTGGTAAATTCCAAAATATGTTATCTGATTCTCTGCATAAATGTAAAGGCTTTAAAAGAGTCATAGAGTACGATACAATCGATGGAATATGGTTGGAAGGGGATTGTAATTAAATGGAGAATATTCCAATTTTATATGAAGATAATCATTTACTTGTCGTTCAAAAACCAGTCAATATTCCTGTTCAAAGGGATCACTCGAAGGATCAGGATTTGCTTACTTTATTAAAAAAAGATTTAAAAATTCGATATAAAAAGCCTGGAAATGTGTATCTGGGGCTTGTCCATCGCTTGGACCGACCCGTTGGTGGTGTCATGACATTTGCTAAAACATCTAAAGCAGCATCAAGACTTTCAGACGCTATTCGAAGGCGGAAGTTAGAGAGGAAATATTTAACGGTCGTCAGAGGAAGGCCTCCGAAGAGAGAAGGAGTATTGGAACATTATTTAGTAAAGAATCATCGAAAAAATAAAGTATTTATGGCTTCATCTAATGATCAAAATGCGAAAAAAGCCATATTGGAATATGAAACAATTGAGAAACATAAGGATCTTAGTTTACTAGCTGTCAAATTACATACCGGTCGTCCTCACCAAATACGAGTCCAACTGGCAGCGTCCAATTGTCCAATATACGGTGATCAAAAATATGGTCAGGCAGTCAATAGGCCAGGACAGCAAATAGCTCTATGGGCCCACATCCTACAATTTGAACATCCAACGAAAAAAAATATCATAAAGGTCGACTCCCTTCCGCCGAAAGAATACCCTTGGAGCCTTTTTAGGAAATGCCAGTCACCACCCATATTGGATACTTGATATATGTGGGGAACTTCAGGCCCCGATCAGGCTTTAATTTTCTACCATAATAACCGTGACTTCCCCCATTGTTACGGTTATTTTTATTGACTAGGAAACTATATTCCTCCGTCATCACTGTGCAATTGACAGGATTTCTAAATCGGTCTTATCAAAGGAATGATGAAAAAATAATCGTCCTTATATGTTTTTGGTTTAAAGGAATCCTATCGAATAGGAATAAATAAAAGAGTCAAAAAGTACGAACGTTATATTGAATCATCAAATATTTTACATCGTCAATTTATCGTTTGAAAGTGAAACGAAGGTATAATAATGATATCATGGCAAAATTCATTTTTTAGATAGGGGATAAAGATGAATCAAACGAAAATATTGATTATTGAAGATGAGGAAAAAATCGCACGTGTATTGGAATTAGAATTATCGTATGAAGGGTATGAAGCAAGCAAGGCATTGGACGGTCTTGATGGATTACGGATGTTTCGAGAAGAGAATTGGGACCTTGTTTTACTCGATGTGATGTTACCAGGCTTAAGTGGAATCGAGGTGTTACGCCGGGTTCGTTCGGATGATTCACACACCCCGGTTATTTTATTAACGGCCAAAGATTCTGTCGAGGACAAAGTATCAGGCCTAGATCTTGGGGCGAATGATTATATAACAAAACCTTTCCAAATTGAAGAACTGTTAGCAAGAATTCGAGCGGCTTTAAGGTTGAACCGTCAACCAATAGACATAGCTGAAAGTGAAGATTGGCTTCAAGTGGCGGATTTAAAATTAAATGAAAAAACATATGAGGTAAAGCGCGGAAAAAGGAACATCGAATTAACGCCAAGGGAATTCGCTTTACTTGCTTATTTAATGAAGCATGCTCGACAAGTTCTCAATAGAGAACAACTCCTTAACGGGGTATGGGGATATGACTACTATGGAGAAACAAATGTCGTGGATGTTTATATTCGTTATTTACGTAATAAAATGGATAAGCCCTTTGAAAAGCCACTCATTCACACAGTTCGTGGGGTAGGTTATGTGTTAAAGGATTCGCTATGAAGCTACAAACTAAAATAAATCTATATACAACTGTTACATTCATTTGTTTGTTGATTTTGATTAATGGTGCGATTTATTTTTCTTTTAGTCGAATGATCCTTCATAGTGAATTAGAAAGGGTCGTTGCTGAGGCAGAAAAAACAGTTATGGGAATGAACCAGACAGGGGGTTCCATTCCAGCGAGAGATCTGCTGCGAGCTTATATTCCTGTCAATGGTATGTTGCAGCTTGTGAAATCGAATGGTGAAACGGGGACGGCTATTACGGTACCAGGCCAGGAGAAGCTTTTAGAACAACCCGTAACGTTTTATGCAAAAGAGTGGAGTGAAATCATCGACTACAAAGGAATGCCACATGCCTTCGTCTCTATTCCTATTATTGGGGGAAATGGTGAGATTGCAAATGTGCAATTGACAGAGAACTTAACACCAACCGCACACATTCTACAAATTTTAAAGTACGTTTTAATAGCTGTGACAATCTTAGCCGCGATCCCAGTATTTTTATCAACTCGATTATTAAGCAACTTCATTACGCGGCCGATTACTTCGATGATTCAGACGATGAAGGATATTCGTAAAAACGGTCAGTACAAACATATTTCACTTCCGAAACAGTCCAAAGATGAGTTGTACCAGATGGGGGAAACCTTTAATGATATGATGGAGCAATTGAAAATCAACTATGAAAAGCAGGAACAGTTTGTGTCAAATGCTTCTCATGAGTTAAAAACACCCTTAACCGTCATTGAAGGATATGCTAGTTTATTAAAGCGTAGGGGAAGGGATCATCCTGAACTTTTTGATGAATCAGTTGAAGCTATTCATTCCGAAGCCATCAGAATGAAAGAACTGACCCAGCAATTACTGTTATTGGCCAAACATGATGAACAGTGGGATGTTGATTTGCAGATTGTATCTTTAACAGATTTAGTGGAGGAGTCCATCCGTTCTTTTAAGGCAGGATATAAGCGGGAAGTAAATGTATTCGTGGAACAAAAAATGAAGGTGAAAACAGATCCCCAAAAGTTGAAACAACTCTTATATATTTTATTGGATAATGCCCGGAAGTATAGTGAGGACTTAATCAAAGTAAATATAATGACAATTAAAAATAGAGCGGTGATCGAAGTGGTTGATAGGGGAATTGGAATACCAGTCAAGGAACAATCCAAAGTATTTGATCGTTTTTTCCGTGTAGACAAAGTAAGGACTGGAAAAAATGGGGGATTTGGATTGGGTTTACCTCTTGCAAAAGAACTGGCAGATGCGATTGATGCAAAAATTTGCTTGAGTAGTGTAGAGGGAGAAGGGACGACGGTACAAATTTGGTTTAAAAAGGGTCCTTCTCATTAATTTCTCATCAAAGAAGTGTACCATCTTATTTAAAAATAGGATGATGGAGTGGTGAAAAATATGGGGAAGATGAATAGACGTACTTTCAGTATAATAGCAGCTATTATCATCTTGTTAGCGAGCGTTACGTGGCAGCTTTTTAGGTTAATTTCACCAACTGAACCTCTGACAAAAACTGATGCAGAGAAAGTTGTTCAAGAAAAGTATAGTGGTGAAATTATCAAAACAATCAAAACAAAAGATATTTATCGAGTGACTATTCAATTAAAAACGGGAGTATATGACATAAGCATCGATGGGCATACAGGGGATGTTGCAGGGATTAGTAAAATTAAAAGTAAAAAAGTTGATAAGGTTCTTACAGAAGATCAAGTAAAACAGCTTATTTTACAACAGCAAAATGGAGAGATCAGGAGGTTGGAAAAGAAGGAGGAAGATGGAGCCTTCGTTTATTATGTGGTGATTGAGCAAAATAATGATGAAACAACGTATAAATTAAATGCTGTAACAGGTAAAGTGATCGATAAAACCACAAAAATAAGGGGGAATTCCTCACAAGAAACAGTCCGAGGAATCACGAAAGATGAAGCGGTGAAAATCGCTGTTAATCAAGTAAATGGCAAAGTAGATGATGTTGATGTAGAAGAAAAGGAAGGTGTAAGTTACTATTTAGTGGAAATCGAGCGGGAAGACGGTCAAGATGCTCTTGTTCAAATTAATGCGATAACAGGTGAAGTGATCACGATTACATGGGATGATTAGAGTAATTAGAAAATTCTCATGAAATTCTCATTTTGTTATAAAGATGTTCTCATTTTTAACCCTTAAGCTAGAAGTAAGCTTTGAAAAGGAGGACTTAAACAATGATGAAAAAAAGATTATTTACGTTTTGTGCTGCTGGTGTTGTCGTATTAGGAGGAGCAGTAGGAGCCAATGCCATTTCAAATAAAAAGTCAAACAACATTATTTCAGCAGATGAGGCGAAAGAAATCGCCATCAATGAAGTAGATGGAACGATCAAAAGTATTGAACTGGAGAAGGATGACGGTTTTCTTCATTACGATATTGATCTAGCGAAAGATGACAAGTATGACGATATCGATATGAAGGTGGATGCAAAGACAGGTGAAGTATTCATTGAGGATCAAGGACCAATAGATGACGATATCTATGAACATGACAATGATGACAAGAATACCAAGCATTCCATTCATATTTCTTTACAAGAAGCAGTAAAAATCGCCACAAAAGATACCCCAGGAAAAGTAACAAAAACGGAACTTGATGATGACGGCTATTATGAAATTGAAATAAAAACTGCGAATAATGAAGTTGAAGTTAAAGTAAGTGTGGACGACGGTAAAATCATTGGGAAAGAAGTAGATGATGACTAAACAATGGGATGATGGTGGAGAAAGTCGATAAATGTTGGAAAATTTTTATTAGTTGATATGAAAGTTAGAACTTTTATATCAACTGTTTTTATTGTAAAATGAAAGCGTATACAATAAAAGGTGTGAATAAGATCTATTAATGACACCTTAAAAAAAACAAGGAGGGTTTCTTATGGATTCTGTACCTGTACGAGATATCTCTTGGGAAATGGCGGATCGGCAGTTTACCATTCACAATGTCCCTTTTGGCAACCAAAATGCTGAGGTTACAAAGAAATTACAATCTTTGAGAGAATTAATGGAGGCAGATGAAATTCCATCTGAAATTGATTTTCGTAATGCAGCGGATTTTCAGTAATAAAAGTAGGTGATCCCCAATTCATAATGAGTAGGGAATCACCTTTTTTGATTTTATAAGGAAACATGTTACGAGTAGCGCAAATATCCGGCGAAGTATTTCAAAAAAATGGGGAAATGATCATAAATTAGGGGAAATATTCAAAAACCCTGGATACAAGTGCAAATGTTCATGGGAAATGTTCAAAAGCGGATGGGAAATAATCAAACGGGTTTCGTACAAACATTTATCCATGAGAAAAAGCCGAGTAGCGCAAATATCCGGCGAAGTATTTCAAAAAAATGGGGAAATGATCATAAATTAGGGGAAATATTCAAAAACCCTGGATACAAGTGCAAATGTTCATGGGAAATGTTCAAAAGCGGATGGGAAATAATCAAACGGGTTTCGTACAAACATTTATCCATGAGAAAAAGCCGAGTAGCGCAAATATCCGGCGAAGTGGTGCAAAAGAACCGGGGAAATGATCATAAATTAATGGAAATATTCAAAAACCCAGAGTACAGGTGCAAATGTTCATGGGAAATGTTCAAATATGGATGGGAAATAATCAAACGGGTTTCGTACAAACATTTATCCATGAGAAAAAGCCGAGTAGCGCAAATATCTGGCGAAGTGGTGCAAAAGAACCGGGGAAATGATCATAAATTAATGGAAATGTTCAAAAACCCTGAGTACAAGTGCAAATGTTCATGGGAAATGGGTAAAACCAGACGGGAAATAATCAAATCGTCCTCCCACGTCCTATTTAAAAAAACAAGCTCATTCATTATCTGTAATATATTGTTCATCTTCCGTTCATTTTCATTTGTTATAATGAGTTTTAAAAGAATAGATGATTTTTTTACAGGAGAGGATTCTGAATGAACGGAAGAAATTTTGTACTTATTCGGTTTTCGGCCATTTTTGCTTTGGTAGGGGCCGTTTTAGGGGCTCATATGGCGGGATCGGGCTCTTATGCTTTTCGCCCAATCCATGCTCATATACTTGTTGTCGGCTGGTTAACACTATTTGCGTGGGGGATATATTATGAAATCTTCCAAATTAGATCGAAAACCATCACTATTTTGCATACATGGACGGCGATTATAGGTTCAACCGGTTTAACAGTAGGAATGTGGTTAAATTTCTTGAAGCCTTTTAATATTTCTAATGGAGTATCACTCATATTTTATATTGGCGGCGGGGTTATTTTATTATTCAGTTTTGTTTTATTCCTAATTTCAACCTTCTTTATTGAAAGAAAAGAAAAATAAACCAACAAAGCGTGGAAAAGCGGGTAACCCCCTATTCCACGCTTTTTTTGCCGTCTTATTGGTTTTTCAGATAAGATCGTTCTTGTTTTTTGAAAAACAACATAACAAATGAAACGATCGCTAATAATACGCCTGTATATAAAAAACCTCCATTTGCGGTTAATCTTAATAATCCTGTAAAACTTGAACCAATGACGACACCTATTGAGAAAAATGCATAAAAATATCCGTAGGCTTTCCCGCGATTTTCCTGCTCAGTAGATTCTATTAATAAAGAATTCAGTGAGGGAAAAAGAAAGGCAAACCCAATTCCATATAGCCCCATAATGAAATAAAGAAGTAGGACATTTGTGCTAAAACTGATGAATATAAGGCTGACACCCATGACAGACATTCCAAAAGTTAATGTCTTAATCGGCTTTACCCGATCAAATAATTGATTGATAGGCAGAAGGAAAACTAGAACGGCGACAATCCCAAATGTGCTTAAAAGTGTGCCACTCGTTTGAGTATCCCGGCCAAGGTCCATCACCTTTAAAGGCAACATATAGGCAAGTACTCCTTGTGAAAACATAAGGAAAAAGGCTCCAAAGAACGACTTCATGATGGAAGTATTTTGGAATAAAGCACGTACGGGTAAACGTTTCCCCTCGTCAGCCTTCGAAGTAGAAATAACGGTTGATCGTAAAAAAAAGAACGCCAAAATCCCTAATAGAAATATGGGGATCG encodes the following:
- a CDS encoding metal ABC transporter permease → MLGEFWKMLLDANTQWVLIGTLLLGLASGVLGSFALLRKQSLLGDAMAHAALPGICIAYLFTGTKSISWFLIGAAIAGLVATYFIQSIIKHSRLKEDSSIGLVLSVFFGIGIVLLTYINQQAAGNQSGLNDFIFGQAASLVGTDVKVISGVALVLLILTTLLFKEFKIITFDHQFAKGIGMPTTLLNGLLMTLIVGAVVIGLQAVGVILMAAMLITPAISARYWTERLDHMVIIAGAIGAFSGILGTLLSTTKSGMPTGPLIIMAATIIFLFSMIFAPQRGLLMKALKQRKMRKVIARESVLQTLFDFIEERIAHGEPIEKSGFDEKKIAERRAIRSSFIHSTLHSLKNEGLVEEAEAQKWRLTAKGMVKAHDITLKNRLMEVYLMNEMKYAQFNISQDQESDIHQLPPNIIEELKGLLALYGRKPMEISQINMYQQRGLMAK
- a CDS encoding metal ABC transporter permease produces the protein MSYEAWIILTGSLVGISCGLIGVFLVLRRMAMLADAISHTALLGIVGAYLVSQSLDGIYMLIGATIVGLLTAFFVQVLHSSGVQADAAIGVVFTALFALGVILLSLYAGDVHLDTDHALMGEITFVPWDTVEMNGVNMGPKAVWMLGSVLFINLVIISLFYKEIKISSFDPEMALAIGIPVLFIHYLLMGMLSITTVASFDSVGAILVVAMLIVPASTAYLLTDRLIVMLMISCAVGVLSAILGYYIALLWNVSIAGSMATAVGFIFAITFFLSPKHGLMSKWLAKRKVKVKQSI
- a CDS encoding RluA family pseudouridine synthase — protein: MENIPILYEDNHLLVVQKPVNIPVQRDHSKDQDLLTLLKKDLKIRYKKPGNVYLGLVHRLDRPVGGVMTFAKTSKAASRLSDAIRRRKLERKYLTVVRGRPPKREGVLEHYLVKNHRKNKVFMASSNDQNAKKAILEYETIEKHKDLSLLAVKLHTGRPHQIRVQLAASNCPIYGDQKYGQAVNRPGQQIALWAHILQFEHPTKKNIIKVDSLPPKEYPWSLFRKCQSPPILDT
- a CDS encoding metal ABC transporter ATP-binding protein translates to MDPVSVENITVAYHRKPVLQEVEFSVPEGKLIGIIGPNGAGKSTLIKAILGLIPRASGEVFIYGKPYKAQRTLVGYVPQRGSVDWDFPTNALDVVLMGRYSHIGWIKRPKKKDVEYALACLRKVGMDQYADRQISQLSGGQQQRVFLARALAQDATVYFMDEPFVGVDAATEKAIISLLKELKSQGKTVLVVHHDLQTVKEYFDWVLLLNMRKIADGPTKEVFTKENLQKTYGGKLTFLDQKNTLIEQG
- a CDS encoding metal ABC transporter solute-binding protein, Zn/Mn family, which produces MLKKTLLGMTLFFVFMLTACGGNQASNPANEDEKVKVTATTGQIADIVKNVGKDHVEVTALMGPGVDPHLYQASQGDISKLSKADMIFYNGLHLEGKMGEIFEKMKKGKPTIPVAERIPNGKLIHTKDSSGNVDPHVWFDIDLWIYAVGAVEEGLIKQDPKNKENYSNNAKEYVQKLKSLKEESQKRIGEIPEESRILVTAHDAFGYFGKAYGMDVMGLQGLSTDSEYGLKDVQKIVDTLVDKNIKAVFIESSISEKSINAVVEGAKKQGHTVSIGGELFSDAMGEEGTDEGTYIGMYKHNIETIVSSLK
- a CDS encoding PepSY domain-containing protein; translated protein: MMKKRLFTFCAAGVVVLGGAVGANAISNKKSNNIISADEAKEIAINEVDGTIKSIELEKDDGFLHYDIDLAKDDKYDDIDMKVDAKTGEVFIEDQGPIDDDIYEHDNDDKNTKHSIHISLQEAVKIATKDTPGKVTKTELDDDGYYEIEIKTANNEVEVKVSVDDGKIIGKEVDDD
- a CDS encoding response regulator transcription factor, translating into MNQTKILIIEDEEKIARVLELELSYEGYEASKALDGLDGLRMFREENWDLVLLDVMLPGLSGIEVLRRVRSDDSHTPVILLTAKDSVEDKVSGLDLGANDYITKPFQIEELLARIRAALRLNRQPIDIAESEDWLQVADLKLNEKTYEVKRGKRNIELTPREFALLAYLMKHARQVLNREQLLNGVWGYDYYGETNVVDVYIRYLRNKMDKPFEKPLIHTVRGVGYVLKDSL
- a CDS encoding sensor histidine kinase; its protein translation is MKLQTKINLYTTVTFICLLILINGAIYFSFSRMILHSELERVVAEAEKTVMGMNQTGGSIPARDLLRAYIPVNGMLQLVKSNGETGTAITVPGQEKLLEQPVTFYAKEWSEIIDYKGMPHAFVSIPIIGGNGEIANVQLTENLTPTAHILQILKYVLIAVTILAAIPVFLSTRLLSNFITRPITSMIQTMKDIRKNGQYKHISLPKQSKDELYQMGETFNDMMEQLKINYEKQEQFVSNASHELKTPLTVIEGYASLLKRRGRDHPELFDESVEAIHSEAIRMKELTQQLLLLAKHDEQWDVDLQIVSLTDLVEESIRSFKAGYKREVNVFVEQKMKVKTDPQKLKQLLYILLDNARKYSEDLIKVNIMTIKNRAVIEVVDRGIGIPVKEQSKVFDRFFRVDKVRTGKNGGFGLGLPLAKELADAIDAKICLSSVEGEGTTVQIWFKKGPSH
- the lepB gene encoding signal peptidase I, whose product is MFKKLSVLLLLVLLGGHNEFKDLDTYVYEGVSMTPTIQNEQKIQVDKKYYQDTPVKRGDIVLFEKEGEDFDQHAKRVIGLPNEMLEFKDGTVYIDGEKLSKKYHFNHVEGEAIQLKKNEYFVIGDNALSSKDSRHFGPLQEEEILGKVIIEED
- a CDS encoding PepSY domain-containing protein — protein: MGKMNRRTFSIIAAIIILLASVTWQLFRLISPTEPLTKTDAEKVVQEKYSGEIIKTIKTKDIYRVTIQLKTGVYDISIDGHTGDVAGISKIKSKKVDKVLTEDQVKQLILQQQNGEIRRLEKKEEDGAFVYYVVIEQNNDETTYKLNAVTGKVIDKTTKIRGNSSQETVRGITKDEAVKIAVNQVNGKVDDVDVEEKEGVSYYLVEIEREDGQDALVQINAITGEVITITWDD